From a single Candidatus Bathyarchaeota archaeon genomic region:
- a CDS encoding CHAT domain-containing protein, with translation MDYVNYNILVEKNLTVLANYNGSPTMKSKLELDELEKQELDYFITDLENPDAKIKEGRLKAIGIKLAKALFTKEIRDQFYLVQKKAGAKGVRIRLTVNHPKSRSYPWESLYLNHRYLALDEETPLTRFIPNGTFEKKEIRKPVKMLVVGAQPAKRGLPTVHVARDIKNIEDALNEHKENGTIHLDLIRIGTVPNVLDQFKKTQYNVFHFIGHGIFENGTGKLAFESPEGKYDPVDHVRMGQMLMNQREMGLVVLNACQGAATSTSDVLTGLAPELIKMRIVPSVIAMRYSITNQMANLFSREFYPNLLKKPIDQNLQSVRHTISVHPKSATADFLAPVLFLNAPDGVIFKPKLPSPPTPAPEKKIKEEVLKTPEESPPQKVKELPKLSAKCSDTIALLNSFIEDPSLTNDRKAWKGFRELIATVEQTSSEYEIEDECEELIEIRNRLGRLRRQRNEHRSAGRDELADKTEAVIQRNYSDSIHIIMRISARMPS, from the coding sequence TTGGATTACGTCAATTATAACATCCTAGTGGAAAAGAATCTAACCGTCCTGGCAAACTATAATGGCTCTCCTACGATGAAGAGTAAACTCGAACTCGACGAGCTTGAAAAACAAGAACTAGACTATTTCATCACCGACCTTGAAAATCCAGATGCCAAGATTAAAGAAGGAAGGCTTAAAGCCATCGGGATCAAGCTAGCTAAAGCACTATTTACGAAAGAAATCAGAGATCAATTCTATCTTGTTCAGAAAAAAGCTGGAGCTAAAGGAGTGAGGATACGTCTTACTGTAAATCATCCAAAATCCAGATCCTACCCGTGGGAATCACTCTACCTAAATCACAGATACTTAGCTCTTGATGAAGAGACACCTCTGACAAGGTTCATCCCTAACGGAACCTTCGAGAAGAAAGAAATAAGAAAACCTGTAAAAATGCTGGTAGTTGGTGCGCAACCCGCTAAACGAGGGCTTCCCACAGTCCATGTGGCACGAGATATCAAAAACATCGAAGACGCATTGAATGAACACAAAGAAAACGGGACAATCCATTTGGACCTAATCAGAATCGGAACTGTTCCAAACGTTCTGGATCAGTTTAAAAAGACACAGTACAACGTTTTTCACTTTATCGGTCACGGAATCTTCGAAAATGGCACGGGAAAACTTGCCTTCGAATCTCCAGAGGGAAAATATGATCCCGTAGACCACGTGAGAATGGGCCAGATGCTTATGAACCAGAGAGAGATGGGCTTAGTCGTTCTCAACGCTTGCCAAGGAGCTGCCACATCCACCTCCGACGTTCTTACCGGGTTGGCGCCAGAGCTGATCAAAATGCGTATTGTCCCCTCCGTAATCGCAATGAGATACAGCATAACAAATCAGATGGCTAATCTCTTCTCAAGAGAGTTCTACCCCAACCTTCTAAAGAAGCCGATTGACCAGAATCTTCAGAGTGTAAGACACACAATCAGTGTCCACCCTAAGTCAGCGACAGCAGATTTCTTGGCGCCGGTACTATTCTTAAATGCACCAGACGGCGTAATCTTCAAACCTAAGCTTCCTTCACCCCCTACGCCTGCGCCCGAGAAAAAGATCAAAGAAGAAGTTTTGAAAACCCCAGAGGAAAGTCCTCCACAAAAGGTGAAAGAGTTGCCTAAGTTAAGCGCGAAATGTTCTGACACTATTGCACTGTTGAACAGTTTCATTGAAGATCCAAGTCTGACAAATGATAGGAAGGCATGGAAAGGCTTCAGAGAATTGATTGCGACAGTGGAACAAACGTCATCGGAATATGAAATTGAAGACGAATGTGAGGAATTGATCGAAATCCGTAACAGGCTTGGCAGATTGAGAAGACAACGAAATGAACATAGGAGCGCTGGCCGTGACGAACTCGCCGACAAAACTGAGGCTGTTATTCAACGTAACTATAGCGACTCAATTCACATCATAATGCGCATAAGCGCGCGCATGCCTAGTTAA